CGAGGTGGACGCGAGGGCGTTCCTGTACGGGCGTGACGCTGCGGCCCAGTGCCAGACCGGGCCCGCCGCCGTCCGCGGGGACCAGGACGGTCCAGCCCTCGTCCACCTCGCCGTCGCGCGGGACGTAGCCCAGCGCCCGGCTCCAGAATTCCGCGGCCCGCCGCACGTCCGCGGCGCCCATGACGATCGTTCCGATGGTCAGCATGATCCGATTCTGGCAAACCCCGGAACCGGTCCTGGACGGGCCGTGCGATCGCCGCCATCGCGGCATCGTCGCCGAGGGTGTTGCCGGTCGCGTGGGCGGGCAGGTCCTGGCACAGGTGGTCCAGCAGCGCCTGGGGGTGCATGCCGGTGCAGGCGGCCACGCGCTCCGCGAAGGGGTAGAAGGTCCCGTCCCGGTCACGCGCCTCCATGACGGCGTCGGTGTAGAGGAGCAGGACGTCACCCGCCGCGAAGGCGAAGGTCTGCGCCGCGACGGGCGCGGCCACGAGCCCGGCGAGCCCCAGCGGCGGCCGGGGTGGGACACCTCCAGGCGTACGACCCCGCCGGCGCGGCGCAGGACCAGCGGCGGCGGATGGCCGCAGCTGACCAGGTGCAGCACCGGGTCCTCGTCGGGGACCTCCAGGACGGCCGCGGTCACGAAGCTCTCGCCGTCGTCGCCCGCGACGCCGGCGGGGCCCTCGTCATCCGAGCCGTCGAGGTCCGGGGAGACGGCGGCCTCCAGGCAGTCCACCAGGCCCGGCAGCTCGGCCTCCTGGTGGGCGGCCGCCCGGAAGGCGCCCAGGACGAGCGCGGCGTGCCCGACGGCCTCCAGGCCCTTGCCGCGGACGTCGCCGATGATCAGCCGGGTCCCCGTGGCCGTACGGGCGGCCGCGTACGGGTCGCCGCCGATCCGGGCCCCGGCCGCCGCCGCGAGGTACACGGAGGCGACGCCCAGCGGCCCCATCCGGTCGCGCAACGGCCGCAGGACCACCTGCTGGGCGGTCTCCGCCACCGAGCGCAGCTGGCTCCGTTCCTTCTCGTGCACCTCGCGCAGATGGGCGAAGAAGGTCACGAACACCGAGATCATGACCAGCGCGATGATCTGGAAGGTGTGGTTCAGATCGGTCAGGCTGGTGCGCGTCGTCGCGACCACCACCTGGGCCAGCACGGCGACCAGGCCCACGAAGCCTGTCATCCGGGGCCCCGCGAACGAGGCCGTCACCGCGGGTGCGGCGACCAGGAACGGCCCGAGGTGGACGTCCGGCGGAGCGAGGACGTCGACCACCGTCACGAGGGGGATCAGCGCGAACGGGCCCGCCAGCTGCAGGTGCCTTACGTGCCGGGCTCGCCGGTGAGGCGGGTGTGACGGCCGGAGATCCATCCCACCTGCATACACCGCGAGGCGATCCCGGTCCCCGAAGCCAGGCCGTCGGGGACCCCGGGGCCTGTCGTTCGGATCAGGCCGGTCCTACGGCCGACGGCGGGGCTTTCCGCTCTTGCCGCCCTTGCCCGCCTTGGCGCCGCCCGAAGCACCACGGGGGTTCTTGCCCGTCGGCTTCCCGGACGCGGTCTTCCGCTGGGCGCCGGACCCGGAGCCCGTTTCGGGGCGCTTGCGCTTCGCCTTCGGCTGCGGTGGCGTCGGGGGGCGCCCCCGCGTGCTGTTCACGGTCCGGCCGCGGACGATGCCGATGAACTCCTCCACCAGATCGGTGGTCTCCTCCTGCGGCCACGACAGCGCGACCCGCGACTCGGGCGCGTCCGAGACCGGCCGGTAGGTGAGGTCCTTGCGGTGGTGCAGGCGGGCCAGCGACTGCGGGACGACCAGTACGCCCACCCCGGCCGCCACGAGCTCGATCGCGTCCGCCGTCGTCGCGGGGCGCTCGATCGCGGGCCGCCCCGGCAGCTGCTCCCACACGAGGGTGTCGTCGAGGGGATGCAGCACGATCTCGTCGGCCAGATCCTCGGTGGACACCTCTTCGGCCGTCGCCACCAGGTGGTCCTTGGGGACCACCACCACCGTGGTCTCGGTGTAGAGCGGGATCGCGCTGAGGTCCGTACGGTCGACCGGCAGCCGGACGAATCCCGCGTCGGCGCCGCCGCCCCGCAGTACGCCGAACGCCTCGCCCGGGGACACCGCGACAAGGGTCAGCGGGACGTCGGGCAGCCGCTCGTTCCAGATCCGCACCCACTTGCCGGGTGTCACCCCCGGGACATAAGCGAGCCGGAACGAATGGGGTACTTCCGAGCCTGTCACCCCGCCAGGTTACCGGTCGTGGTCGGAGGTAGTGCACACGCTCGATACTCTTGACACCATGACGTCGCACCAGAACACCCAGACGATGAAGCCCGCGACCGCGGCGAAGAAGCTGGGCGTGTACCTCGAGGCCACCCCCGCTGAGTTCCAGGAGGGTGTCGTCTCGCGCAGCGAATTGAGTGCGCTCCAGGCCGATCCGCCCGAGTGGCTGCAGGAGCTGCGCCGCAATGGCCCGCACCCCCGGCCGGTGGTCGCGGCCAAGCTCGGCGTTTCCATCGCCGGCCTTGCCCGTGGGGGAGTCACCGAGCCCCTCACCACCGAGCAGATCGAAGCGCTGAAGCAGGAATCTCCCGAGTGGCTGCAGCGGGAGCGCACCACCCAGGCCGAGGTCCGCAAGGAAGCGGTCCGGATCAAGGAGAAGAACGCGGAGCGTGCCGAGAAGGCCCGCGAGCAGCAGTCCTGACCCGCGGCTCCGGTTTCCGTCAGGCCTGGCCTCCCCCGGGGAGGCCAGGCCTGACGCCTTTCTCCGGTTCAGGCGCAGTCGAAGCGGTCCTTGTACGGGCGGCCCGGGCAGGTCCGGCACTCGAAGAGGTAGACCCCGCCCAGGTCTCCCAGCACCAGGCCGGGACCTTCGTACGCGACACCCTGATCCTCGACGGGAGTCCAGGCCGGCCGGGCCGCGGCGTCCGCCTCGGTGCTCTCCACGGTCAGCAGATGGTCCATCGGCTTCCCGCACCCCGAACAGTCCGGCCATTGCGGGTCCTGACTCCAGCCGGGGTATCCGCCCAGCTTGATCCCCGGAGCGGTGGACAAGTGGTACTGGTAGTCCCACCCCGTCTCTGCCTCCACCTGCCCGAAACGCGGCTCCAGGGCGTCCCAGAGCCCGTCGGGGAGGTCCCAGCCGGGGTACTCCGTGACCGGCTCCGGATGCACGACGCACGGCTTCGGTACATGTCCGGACGGGACCCCGACGGGGAGCGGCGGTGCGTCGCGGGCCTTCCCGACCGCCTCCGCATCCCGCCAGTGCACCTCGGGAACGACCCATCGGCCGTCGTGATCGCGCGGGCACCACAGCACCTGGAGCAGGTCGCATCCAGGGGGGAACGGCACGATCCCCAGCGCGTCGGCGGCGTGGAGCTGGACCACCGGCACCATCGGCGAACGATGGTGCTCCGGACACACGGGCCAGGCCTCGTGTTCGGGCCACGACAGCGGACCGCCCACCGAACTGTCCCGCCGCGTCGGGCTGCCCACTCGGGGATGCAGCCGCAGCGCCTGCTTCCGAAGCGGGGCGACCTCGGGGAAGAGCCCCTCGACGTCCACGGGTCGGGGAGGAGTGCGGCGGGTCACGGGGCCGCGCCCGACGTCAGCAGGTGCAGGGCCCTGGTGAGCCGGGCCTGCCTGCTCTCCGGCCTGAGGGCCTGGAGCAGGGGCAGGATCAGCTGGTAGCGCCCGGTCCTGTCGAGCGCCTCGAACGCCTTCCGGGCCCCGGGGCGCGCGTCGAGGGCCGCCGCGAGATCCGGCGGTACCGCCGCCGTCTTCTGCGACTCGTAGGCGCCCGCCCACCGTCCGTCCGCCTGCGCCCTGCGCACCTCGGCGAGCCCGGGTTCGCGCATCCGCCCCGCGGCCGTCAGCGCCGCCACCTTGTCCACGTTCACCTGCGACCACAGGCTCTTGGGGCGGCGCGGCACGTACTTCTGCAGGTAGTGCC
Above is a genomic segment from Streptomyces sp. NBC_01233 containing:
- a CDS encoding VOC family protein, producing the protein MPRWRRSHGPSRTGSGVCQNRIMLTIGTIVMGAADVRRAAEFWSRALGYVPRDGEVDEGWTVLVPADGGGPGLALGRSVTPVQERPRVHLDLYVADAAEQEAEVARLVALGARHVDWDSYPEDPDFVLLADPEGNRFCVIDTTHG
- a CDS encoding LysR substrate-binding domain-containing protein, whose amino-acid sequence is MTGSEVPHSFRLAYVPGVTPGKWVRIWNERLPDVPLTLVAVSPGEAFGVLRGGGADAGFVRLPVDRTDLSAIPLYTETTVVVVPKDHLVATAEEVSTEDLADEIVLHPLDDTLVWEQLPGRPAIERPATTADAIELVAAGVGVLVVPQSLARLHHRKDLTYRPVSDAPESRVALSWPQEETTDLVEEFIGIVRGRTVNSTRGRPPTPPQPKAKRKRPETGSGSGAQRKTASGKPTGKNPRGASGGAKAGKGGKSGKPRRRP
- a CDS encoding DUF5997 family protein; amino-acid sequence: MTSHQNTQTMKPATAAKKLGVYLEATPAEFQEGVVSRSELSALQADPPEWLQELRRNGPHPRPVVAAKLGVSIAGLARGGVTEPLTTEQIEALKQESPEWLQRERTTQAEVRKEAVRIKEKNAERAEKAREQQS
- a CDS encoding DUF1963 domain-containing protein — its product is MTRRTPPRPVDVEGLFPEVAPLRKQALRLHPRVGSPTRRDSSVGGPLSWPEHEAWPVCPEHHRSPMVPVVQLHAADALGIVPFPPGCDLLQVLWCPRDHDGRWVVPEVHWRDAEAVGKARDAPPLPVGVPSGHVPKPCVVHPEPVTEYPGWDLPDGLWDALEPRFGQVEAETGWDYQYHLSTAPGIKLGGYPGWSQDPQWPDCSGCGKPMDHLLTVESTEADAAARPAWTPVEDQGVAYEGPGLVLGDLGGVYLFECRTCPGRPYKDRFDCA
- a CDS encoding YdeI/OmpD-associated family protein, which gives rise to MDELDGVEIVGFADAEAFEGWLAEHHTRHEGVWVKVAKKKSGLPSVTDDELVDIGLCYGWISGQRRALDERHYLQKYVPRRPKSLWSQVNVDKVAALTAAGRMREPGLAEVRRAQADGRWAGAYESQKTAAVPPDLAAALDARPGARKAFEALDRTGRYQLILPLLQALRPESRQARLTRALHLLTSGAAP